Proteins from a genomic interval of Plodia interpunctella isolate USDA-ARS_2022_Savannah chromosome 20, ilPloInte3.2, whole genome shotgun sequence:
- the crm gene encoding protein cramped isoform X3 has translation MSRMPNKEVPASRPVEVKQPAVVAQHASVVKPPNVTTKVVPTKIVKDAAMSPTAASSDTERTELLGSLTTLQQQRTSARVIKKLKLEPPAEKRCKRDGQTDDLTECDTPNKLEQELKFPTVKQRMPKALWSTDEKNLFFEALNEYGKDFDAITAYICAKAKKKGVPDVNLKTKTQVSHFYYRTWHKLSKHVHFDENVKKVAQELYALINYGELRKKLVSVSEKTCARLSEMVQCGSLVVRVRGRNVRVRTPMCRALRRLNQIHERACGVRVCTRALISLCARSASAWRRVQAAAHNPRLQLLAPLRLRLAHVLAALQRRWKVNSWRQYPEDQHEEDNYLQEPKYDDDDEDHLGLETDRIITQEHRLPRKLALHVGPRPDVTINLPVLTPSEQLSSQKICFSSYLQRMCSLRHKDTSAKMRAPKRQRKDSATDKDKEMEQKKLRLEEDPTKLMQIDETAVDGIDLMATYRNIQDEEEKPSTEDEKELKSEETAEEDLERDGYKEMSEREKDSFSEMEDDEKYNKSDTDNESDHGKKRDKEFKNLKVKFRIRPKIRGGTEYTLVSVVDKDDEVKIDDTAKDDDVKADDVKTDDSKPDEAKVDETKADEVKGEEKIEEPKLDVDIETAMKQIRRGWSIHDAGDLTIGDLYLMFGARSRLELDYWWAEPTPPLPAPPHKAKTESPPERKTDKTPDKGTDSSVEDGDKRESDTDIFSPKPFGQDSNDGLSGDERKSEQLASPEHKSSSNASLKLVCKLINRPLPLAPPASNTGLALVGDRLKRLLALAGNPHVPVCGGIARCECGHVCSAQRKQQQRHQGVGPPLSKPDDPSVVFRHPTPIAPRPDAEQPAPPTSALGGLPRWRRGRPRGSSRRVVVQRLLPLMPKLAPSSSNLIPVKIVPNSPPVPPKILPKPPPTTTSDPLYYVVQNSNGQYYFQDGDRRVPISQLPDEYNEESFETKDEMDLLDIQPETITGSTSLKEDNKEKVTEDTPTTRVIETNNTNASEIAQFLPSESMSLSPSRLLRDADCWPEGSVQDFSLSSFLGHLEARQPELQVDSQLQSLMAESSVDYVAKFADLAAEVADVAPTDNLPSDDLT, from the exons ATAGTGAAAGACGCAGCCATGTCGCCGACGGCCGCCAGCTCGGACACGGAGAGGACGGAGCTCCTCGGCTCGTTGACCACGCTGCAGCAGCAGCGGACCAGCGCGAGGGTCATCAAGAAGTTGAAGTTAGAACCGCCCGCTGAGAAGAGGTGCAAGCGAGATGGACAGACTGATG ATCTGACAGAATGCGACACACCGAACAAGTTGGAGCAAGAATTGAAATTCCCCACTGTTAAGCAACGGATGCCCAAAGCGCTCTGGTCTACTGATGAGAAGAACCTGTTCTTCGAGGCCTTGAACGAGTATGGGAAAGACTTTGACGCTATCACCGCTTATATCTGCGCTAAG GCAAAAAAGAAAGGTGTACCCGATGTGAATCTGAAGACGAAGACACAAGTCAGCCATTTCTACTACAGAACGTGGCACAAGCTATCGAAACACGTCCATTTTGATGAGA ACGTAAAAAAAGTGGCACAAGAGCTCTACGCGTTAATAAACTACGGCGAACTCAGAAAAAAGTTGGTATCGGTGAGTGAGAAGACATGCGCGCGTTTGAGCGAGATGGTGCAATGCGGCAGCCTGGTGGTGCGAGTGAGAGGGCGAAATGTTAGGGTCAGAACGCCTATGTGCCGCGCTTTGAGAAGACTGAACCAGATACACG AGCGCGCATGCGGCGTGCGCGTGTGCACGCGCGCGTTGATATCGTTGTGTGCGCGCAGCGCGAGCGCGTGGCGGCGCGTGCAGGCGGCCGCGCACAACCCGCGCCTGCAGCTGCTGGCGCCGCTGCGCCTGCGCCTCGCGCACGTGCTGGCCGCGCTGCAGCGCCGGTGGAAGGTCAAC TCCTGGAGACAGTATCCCGAAGATCAACATGAAGAAGACAACTACCTTCAGGAACCGAAGTACgacgatgatgatgaagacCATCTAGGCTTGGAGACTGACAGAATCATAACTCAAG AGCACAGACTGCCAAGAAAACTGGCGTTACACGTCGGACCGCGGCCGGACGTGACCATAAACCTGCCCGTACTGACTCCATCAGAACAACTGTCCAGTCAGAAGATATGTTTCTCATCGTACTTGCAGAGAATGTGCTCGCTTCGACACAAAGACACTAGTG CAAAAATGCGAGCGCCTAAACGTCAAAGGAAAGACAGTGCCACAGATAAAGACAAGGAAATGGAGCAGAAGAAGTTGAGGTTAGAGGAAGATCCCACCAAACTAATGCAGATTGATGAAACTGCGGTCGACGGGATTGACCTGATGGCTACTTATAG GAACATTCAAGACGAAGAAGAAAAACCTAGTACAGAGGACGAGAAAGAGTTGAAATCAGAAGAGACAGCGGAAGAAGATTTAGAAAGAGACGGCTATAAAGAAATGTCCGAGAGGGAAAAGGACAGCTTCTCTGAAATGGAGGACGATGAGAAGTATAATAAGAGTGATACGGATAATGAAAGCGATCATGGGAAGAAAAGGGATAAagagtttaaaaatttaaag GTTAAATTCCGAATCCGACCCAAGATACGTGGTGGCACCGAGTACACACTAGTTTCGGTCGTGGACAAAGACGACGAGGTCAAAATCGATGATACAGCGAAAGACGACGACGTAAAAGCTGATGATGTCAAAACGGATGACTCCAAGCCTGACGAAGCCAAGGTTGATGAAACGAAAGCCGACGAAGTCAAG GGGGAAGAGAAGATTGAAGAGCCGAAATTGGACGTGGACATAGAGACAGCAATGAAACAGATTCGACGCGGCTGGAGTATACACGACGCTGGGGACCTCACCATTGGCGACCTTTATCTGATG TTTGGCGCGAGGTCTCGACTGGAGCTGGACTATTGGTGGGCGGAACCCACCCCTCCGCTCCCCGCTCCGCCGCACAAAGCCAAGACAGAGTCGCCGCCTGAAAG GAAAACAGACAAAACGCCAGACAAGGGAACTGACAGCTCAGTAGAAGATGGAGACAAGAGAGAGAGTGACACAGACATATTCTCACCGAAGCCTTTTGGGCAGGACAGCAATGATGGGCTGTCGGGAGATGAAAGGaaaa GTGAACAACTAGCGTCGCCGGAGCACAAGTCGTCGAGCAACGCGTCGCTCAAACTAGTCTGCAAACTGATCAACCGACCGCTGCCCCTCGCGCCGCCCGCTTCCAACACTGGACTGGCTTTAGTTGGAGACAG ACTGAAACGGCTACTGGCGTTGGCTGGAAATCCTCACGTGCCCGTGTGCGGCGGCATTGCTCGGTGCGAGTGCGGACATGTGTGTAGTGCTCAAAGGAAACAG CAACAGAGGCATCAAGGCGTGGGACCGCCGCTGTCGAAGCCCGACGACCCATCGGTGGTGTTTCGACATCCCACACCCATCGCCCCGCGACCTGACGCAGAG CAGCCGGCGCCGCCGACGTCCGCGCTGGGCGGGCTCCCGCGCTGGCGCCGCGGCCGCCCGCGCGGCTCCTCGCGCCGAGTCGTCGTGCAACGATTGCTGCCTTTGATGCCTAAACTGGCGCCATCCAGCAGCA ATCTGATCCCGGTAAAGATAGTCCCAAACTCGCCCCCCGTGCCGCCCAAGATACTGCCCAAACCGCCGCCCACCACTACATCTGA TCCGTTGTACTACGTGGTGCAAAATTCCAACGGTCAATACTACTTCCAAGATGGCGACCGCCGTGTGCCCATATCGCAGCTGCCAGACGAATACAATGAAG AATCCTTTGAAACAAAAGACGAAATGGACTTGCTGGACATCCAACCCGAAACCATAACTGGCTCGACTTCTCTCAAAGAAGATAATAAAGAGAAAGTGACGGAAGATACGCCGACCACGCGTGTGATAGAGACGAACAATACGAATGCTTCGGAAATTGCAC AGTTCCTACCATCAGAGTCGATGTCGCTATCCCCGTCTCGGCTTTTACGCGACGCGGACTGCTGGCCCGAGGGTTCTGTTCAGGACTTCTCGTTAAGTAGTTTCCTTGGTCATCTCGAGGCGCGACAGCCTGAATTACAG GTGGATTCGCAACTCCAGTCGTTGATGGCGGAGTCGAGCGTGGACTACGTTGCAAAGTTCGCCGACCTCGCAGCCGAAGTGGCCGACGTCGCTCCAACAGACAACTTGCCTTCAGATGATCTAACgtga
- the crm gene encoding protein cramped isoform X4, which translates to MSRMPNKEVPASRPVEVKQPAVVAQHASVVKPPNVTTKVVPTKIVKDAAMSPTAASSDTERTELLGSLTTLQQQRTSARVIKKLKLEPPAEKRCKRDGQTDDLTECDTPNKLEQELKFPTVKQRMPKALWSTDEKNLFFEALNEYGKDFDAITAYICAKAKKKGVPDVNLKTKTQVSHFYYRTWHKLSKHVHFDENVKKVAQELYALINYGELRKKLVSVSEKTCARLSEMVQCGSLVVRVRGRNVRVRTPMCRALRRLNQIHERACGVRVCTRALISLCARSASAWRRVQAAAHNPRLQLLAPLRLRLAHVLAALQRRWKVNSWRQYPEDQHEEDNYLQEPKYDDDDEDHLGLETDRIITQEHRLPRKLALHVGPRPDVTINLPVLTPSEQLSSQKICFSSYLQRMCSLRHKDTSAKMRAPKRQRKDSATDKDKEMEQKKLRLEEDPTKLMQIDETAVDGIDLMATYRNIQDEEEKPSTEDEKELKSEETAEEDLERDGYKEMSEREKDSFSEMEDDEKYNKSDTDNESDHGKKRDKEFKNLKVKFRIRPKIRGGTEYTLVSVVDKDDEVKIDDTAKDDDVKADDVKTDDSKPDEAKVDETKADEVKGEEKIEEPKLDVDIETAMKQIRRGWSIHDAGDLTIGDLYLMFGARSRLELDYWWAEPTPPLPAPPHKAKTESPPERKTDKTPDKGTDSSVEDGDKRESDTDIFSPKPFGQDSNDGLSGDERKSEQLASPEHKSSSNASLKLVCKLINRPLPLAPPASNTGLALVGDRLKRLLALAGNPHVPVCGGIARCECGHVCSAQRKQRHQGVGPPLSKPDDPSVVFRHPTPIAPRPDAEQPAPPTSALGGLPRWRRGRPRGSSRRVVVQRLLPLMPKLAPSSSNLIPVKIVPNSPPVPPKILPKPPPTTTSDPLYYVVQNSNGQYYFQDGDRRVPISQLPDEYNEEESFETKDEMDLLDIQPETITGSTSLKEDNKEKVTEDTPTTRVIETNNTNASEIAQFLPSESMSLSPSRLLRDADCWPEGSVQDFSLSSFLGHLEARQPELQVDSQLQSLMAESSVDYVAKFADLAAEVADVAPTDNLPSDDLT; encoded by the exons ATAGTGAAAGACGCAGCCATGTCGCCGACGGCCGCCAGCTCGGACACGGAGAGGACGGAGCTCCTCGGCTCGTTGACCACGCTGCAGCAGCAGCGGACCAGCGCGAGGGTCATCAAGAAGTTGAAGTTAGAACCGCCCGCTGAGAAGAGGTGCAAGCGAGATGGACAGACTGATG ATCTGACAGAATGCGACACACCGAACAAGTTGGAGCAAGAATTGAAATTCCCCACTGTTAAGCAACGGATGCCCAAAGCGCTCTGGTCTACTGATGAGAAGAACCTGTTCTTCGAGGCCTTGAACGAGTATGGGAAAGACTTTGACGCTATCACCGCTTATATCTGCGCTAAG GCAAAAAAGAAAGGTGTACCCGATGTGAATCTGAAGACGAAGACACAAGTCAGCCATTTCTACTACAGAACGTGGCACAAGCTATCGAAACACGTCCATTTTGATGAGA ACGTAAAAAAAGTGGCACAAGAGCTCTACGCGTTAATAAACTACGGCGAACTCAGAAAAAAGTTGGTATCGGTGAGTGAGAAGACATGCGCGCGTTTGAGCGAGATGGTGCAATGCGGCAGCCTGGTGGTGCGAGTGAGAGGGCGAAATGTTAGGGTCAGAACGCCTATGTGCCGCGCTTTGAGAAGACTGAACCAGATACACG AGCGCGCATGCGGCGTGCGCGTGTGCACGCGCGCGTTGATATCGTTGTGTGCGCGCAGCGCGAGCGCGTGGCGGCGCGTGCAGGCGGCCGCGCACAACCCGCGCCTGCAGCTGCTGGCGCCGCTGCGCCTGCGCCTCGCGCACGTGCTGGCCGCGCTGCAGCGCCGGTGGAAGGTCAAC TCCTGGAGACAGTATCCCGAAGATCAACATGAAGAAGACAACTACCTTCAGGAACCGAAGTACgacgatgatgatgaagacCATCTAGGCTTGGAGACTGACAGAATCATAACTCAAG AGCACAGACTGCCAAGAAAACTGGCGTTACACGTCGGACCGCGGCCGGACGTGACCATAAACCTGCCCGTACTGACTCCATCAGAACAACTGTCCAGTCAGAAGATATGTTTCTCATCGTACTTGCAGAGAATGTGCTCGCTTCGACACAAAGACACTAGTG CAAAAATGCGAGCGCCTAAACGTCAAAGGAAAGACAGTGCCACAGATAAAGACAAGGAAATGGAGCAGAAGAAGTTGAGGTTAGAGGAAGATCCCACCAAACTAATGCAGATTGATGAAACTGCGGTCGACGGGATTGACCTGATGGCTACTTATAG GAACATTCAAGACGAAGAAGAAAAACCTAGTACAGAGGACGAGAAAGAGTTGAAATCAGAAGAGACAGCGGAAGAAGATTTAGAAAGAGACGGCTATAAAGAAATGTCCGAGAGGGAAAAGGACAGCTTCTCTGAAATGGAGGACGATGAGAAGTATAATAAGAGTGATACGGATAATGAAAGCGATCATGGGAAGAAAAGGGATAAagagtttaaaaatttaaag GTTAAATTCCGAATCCGACCCAAGATACGTGGTGGCACCGAGTACACACTAGTTTCGGTCGTGGACAAAGACGACGAGGTCAAAATCGATGATACAGCGAAAGACGACGACGTAAAAGCTGATGATGTCAAAACGGATGACTCCAAGCCTGACGAAGCCAAGGTTGATGAAACGAAAGCCGACGAAGTCAAG GGGGAAGAGAAGATTGAAGAGCCGAAATTGGACGTGGACATAGAGACAGCAATGAAACAGATTCGACGCGGCTGGAGTATACACGACGCTGGGGACCTCACCATTGGCGACCTTTATCTGATG TTTGGCGCGAGGTCTCGACTGGAGCTGGACTATTGGTGGGCGGAACCCACCCCTCCGCTCCCCGCTCCGCCGCACAAAGCCAAGACAGAGTCGCCGCCTGAAAG GAAAACAGACAAAACGCCAGACAAGGGAACTGACAGCTCAGTAGAAGATGGAGACAAGAGAGAGAGTGACACAGACATATTCTCACCGAAGCCTTTTGGGCAGGACAGCAATGATGGGCTGTCGGGAGATGAAAGGaaaa GTGAACAACTAGCGTCGCCGGAGCACAAGTCGTCGAGCAACGCGTCGCTCAAACTAGTCTGCAAACTGATCAACCGACCGCTGCCCCTCGCGCCGCCCGCTTCCAACACTGGACTGGCTTTAGTTGGAGACAG ACTGAAACGGCTACTGGCGTTGGCTGGAAATCCTCACGTGCCCGTGTGCGGCGGCATTGCTCGGTGCGAGTGCGGACATGTGTGTAGTGCTCAAAGGAAACAG AGGCATCAAGGCGTGGGACCGCCGCTGTCGAAGCCCGACGACCCATCGGTGGTGTTTCGACATCCCACACCCATCGCCCCGCGACCTGACGCAGAG CAGCCGGCGCCGCCGACGTCCGCGCTGGGCGGGCTCCCGCGCTGGCGCCGCGGCCGCCCGCGCGGCTCCTCGCGCCGAGTCGTCGTGCAACGATTGCTGCCTTTGATGCCTAAACTGGCGCCATCCAGCAGCA ATCTGATCCCGGTAAAGATAGTCCCAAACTCGCCCCCCGTGCCGCCCAAGATACTGCCCAAACCGCCGCCCACCACTACATCTGA TCCGTTGTACTACGTGGTGCAAAATTCCAACGGTCAATACTACTTCCAAGATGGCGACCGCCGTGTGCCCATATCGCAGCTGCCAGACGAATACAATGAAG aaGAATCCTTTGAAACAAAAGACGAAATGGACTTGCTGGACATCCAACCCGAAACCATAACTGGCTCGACTTCTCTCAAAGAAGATAATAAAGAGAAAGTGACGGAAGATACGCCGACCACGCGTGTGATAGAGACGAACAATACGAATGCTTCGGAAATTGCAC AGTTCCTACCATCAGAGTCGATGTCGCTATCCCCGTCTCGGCTTTTACGCGACGCGGACTGCTGGCCCGAGGGTTCTGTTCAGGACTTCTCGTTAAGTAGTTTCCTTGGTCATCTCGAGGCGCGACAGCCTGAATTACAG GTGGATTCGCAACTCCAGTCGTTGATGGCGGAGTCGAGCGTGGACTACGTTGCAAAGTTCGCCGACCTCGCAGCCGAAGTGGCCGACGTCGCTCCAACAGACAACTTGCCTTCAGATGATCTAACgtga
- the crm gene encoding protein cramped isoform X5 gives MSRMPNKEVPASRPVEVKQPAVVAQHASVVKPPNVTTKVVPTKIVKDAAMSPTAASSDTERTELLGSLTTLQQQRTSARVIKKLKLEPPAEKRCKRDGQTDDLTECDTPNKLEQELKFPTVKQRMPKALWSTDEKNLFFEALNEYGKDFDAITAYICAKAKKKGVPDVNLKTKTQVSHFYYRTWHKLSKHVHFDENVKKVAQELYALINYGELRKKLVSVSEKTCARLSEMVQCGSLVVRVRGRNVRVRTPMCRALRRLNQIHERACGVRVCTRALISLCARSASAWRRVQAAAHNPRLQLLAPLRLRLAHVLAALQRRWKVNSWRQYPEDQHEEDNYLQEPKYDDDDEDHLGLETDRIITQEHRLPRKLALHVGPRPDVTINLPVLTPSEQLSSQKICFSSYLQRMCSLRHKDTSAKMRAPKRQRKDSATDKDKEMEQKKLRLEEDPTKLMQIDETAVDGIDLMATYRNIQDEEEKPSTEDEKELKSEETAEEDLERDGYKEMSEREKDSFSEMEDDEKYNKSDTDNESDHGKKRDKEFKNLKVKFRIRPKIRGGTEYTLVSVVDKDDEVKIDDTAKDDDVKADDVKTDDSKPDEAKVDETKADEVKGEEKIEEPKLDVDIETAMKQIRRGWSIHDAGDLTIGDLYLMFGARSRLELDYWWAEPTPPLPAPPHKAKTESPPERKTDKTPDKGTDSSVEDGDKRESDTDIFSPKPFGQDSNDGLSGDERKSEQLASPEHKSSSNASLKLVCKLINRPLPLAPPASNTGLALVGDRLKRLLALAGNPHVPVCGGIARCECGHVCSAQRKQRHQGVGPPLSKPDDPSVVFRHPTPIAPRPDAEPAPPTSALGGLPRWRRGRPRGSSRRVVVQRLLPLMPKLAPSSSNLIPVKIVPNSPPVPPKILPKPPPTTTSDPLYYVVQNSNGQYYFQDGDRRVPISQLPDEYNEEESFETKDEMDLLDIQPETITGSTSLKEDNKEKVTEDTPTTRVIETNNTNASEIAQFLPSESMSLSPSRLLRDADCWPEGSVQDFSLSSFLGHLEARQPELQVDSQLQSLMAESSVDYVAKFADLAAEVADVAPTDNLPSDDLT, from the exons ATAGTGAAAGACGCAGCCATGTCGCCGACGGCCGCCAGCTCGGACACGGAGAGGACGGAGCTCCTCGGCTCGTTGACCACGCTGCAGCAGCAGCGGACCAGCGCGAGGGTCATCAAGAAGTTGAAGTTAGAACCGCCCGCTGAGAAGAGGTGCAAGCGAGATGGACAGACTGATG ATCTGACAGAATGCGACACACCGAACAAGTTGGAGCAAGAATTGAAATTCCCCACTGTTAAGCAACGGATGCCCAAAGCGCTCTGGTCTACTGATGAGAAGAACCTGTTCTTCGAGGCCTTGAACGAGTATGGGAAAGACTTTGACGCTATCACCGCTTATATCTGCGCTAAG GCAAAAAAGAAAGGTGTACCCGATGTGAATCTGAAGACGAAGACACAAGTCAGCCATTTCTACTACAGAACGTGGCACAAGCTATCGAAACACGTCCATTTTGATGAGA ACGTAAAAAAAGTGGCACAAGAGCTCTACGCGTTAATAAACTACGGCGAACTCAGAAAAAAGTTGGTATCGGTGAGTGAGAAGACATGCGCGCGTTTGAGCGAGATGGTGCAATGCGGCAGCCTGGTGGTGCGAGTGAGAGGGCGAAATGTTAGGGTCAGAACGCCTATGTGCCGCGCTTTGAGAAGACTGAACCAGATACACG AGCGCGCATGCGGCGTGCGCGTGTGCACGCGCGCGTTGATATCGTTGTGTGCGCGCAGCGCGAGCGCGTGGCGGCGCGTGCAGGCGGCCGCGCACAACCCGCGCCTGCAGCTGCTGGCGCCGCTGCGCCTGCGCCTCGCGCACGTGCTGGCCGCGCTGCAGCGCCGGTGGAAGGTCAAC TCCTGGAGACAGTATCCCGAAGATCAACATGAAGAAGACAACTACCTTCAGGAACCGAAGTACgacgatgatgatgaagacCATCTAGGCTTGGAGACTGACAGAATCATAACTCAAG AGCACAGACTGCCAAGAAAACTGGCGTTACACGTCGGACCGCGGCCGGACGTGACCATAAACCTGCCCGTACTGACTCCATCAGAACAACTGTCCAGTCAGAAGATATGTTTCTCATCGTACTTGCAGAGAATGTGCTCGCTTCGACACAAAGACACTAGTG CAAAAATGCGAGCGCCTAAACGTCAAAGGAAAGACAGTGCCACAGATAAAGACAAGGAAATGGAGCAGAAGAAGTTGAGGTTAGAGGAAGATCCCACCAAACTAATGCAGATTGATGAAACTGCGGTCGACGGGATTGACCTGATGGCTACTTATAG GAACATTCAAGACGAAGAAGAAAAACCTAGTACAGAGGACGAGAAAGAGTTGAAATCAGAAGAGACAGCGGAAGAAGATTTAGAAAGAGACGGCTATAAAGAAATGTCCGAGAGGGAAAAGGACAGCTTCTCTGAAATGGAGGACGATGAGAAGTATAATAAGAGTGATACGGATAATGAAAGCGATCATGGGAAGAAAAGGGATAAagagtttaaaaatttaaag GTTAAATTCCGAATCCGACCCAAGATACGTGGTGGCACCGAGTACACACTAGTTTCGGTCGTGGACAAAGACGACGAGGTCAAAATCGATGATACAGCGAAAGACGACGACGTAAAAGCTGATGATGTCAAAACGGATGACTCCAAGCCTGACGAAGCCAAGGTTGATGAAACGAAAGCCGACGAAGTCAAG GGGGAAGAGAAGATTGAAGAGCCGAAATTGGACGTGGACATAGAGACAGCAATGAAACAGATTCGACGCGGCTGGAGTATACACGACGCTGGGGACCTCACCATTGGCGACCTTTATCTGATG TTTGGCGCGAGGTCTCGACTGGAGCTGGACTATTGGTGGGCGGAACCCACCCCTCCGCTCCCCGCTCCGCCGCACAAAGCCAAGACAGAGTCGCCGCCTGAAAG GAAAACAGACAAAACGCCAGACAAGGGAACTGACAGCTCAGTAGAAGATGGAGACAAGAGAGAGAGTGACACAGACATATTCTCACCGAAGCCTTTTGGGCAGGACAGCAATGATGGGCTGTCGGGAGATGAAAGGaaaa GTGAACAACTAGCGTCGCCGGAGCACAAGTCGTCGAGCAACGCGTCGCTCAAACTAGTCTGCAAACTGATCAACCGACCGCTGCCCCTCGCGCCGCCCGCTTCCAACACTGGACTGGCTTTAGTTGGAGACAG ACTGAAACGGCTACTGGCGTTGGCTGGAAATCCTCACGTGCCCGTGTGCGGCGGCATTGCTCGGTGCGAGTGCGGACATGTGTGTAGTGCTCAAAGGAAACAG AGGCATCAAGGCGTGGGACCGCCGCTGTCGAAGCCCGACGACCCATCGGTGGTGTTTCGACATCCCACACCCATCGCCCCGCGACCTGACGCAGAG CCGGCGCCGCCGACGTCCGCGCTGGGCGGGCTCCCGCGCTGGCGCCGCGGCCGCCCGCGCGGCTCCTCGCGCCGAGTCGTCGTGCAACGATTGCTGCCTTTGATGCCTAAACTGGCGCCATCCAGCAGCA ATCTGATCCCGGTAAAGATAGTCCCAAACTCGCCCCCCGTGCCGCCCAAGATACTGCCCAAACCGCCGCCCACCACTACATCTGA TCCGTTGTACTACGTGGTGCAAAATTCCAACGGTCAATACTACTTCCAAGATGGCGACCGCCGTGTGCCCATATCGCAGCTGCCAGACGAATACAATGAAG aaGAATCCTTTGAAACAAAAGACGAAATGGACTTGCTGGACATCCAACCCGAAACCATAACTGGCTCGACTTCTCTCAAAGAAGATAATAAAGAGAAAGTGACGGAAGATACGCCGACCACGCGTGTGATAGAGACGAACAATACGAATGCTTCGGAAATTGCAC AGTTCCTACCATCAGAGTCGATGTCGCTATCCCCGTCTCGGCTTTTACGCGACGCGGACTGCTGGCCCGAGGGTTCTGTTCAGGACTTCTCGTTAAGTAGTTTCCTTGGTCATCTCGAGGCGCGACAGCCTGAATTACAG GTGGATTCGCAACTCCAGTCGTTGATGGCGGAGTCGAGCGTGGACTACGTTGCAAAGTTCGCCGACCTCGCAGCCGAAGTGGCCGACGTCGCTCCAACAGACAACTTGCCTTCAGATGATCTAACgtga